The following proteins are co-located in the Ensifer sp. WSM1721 genome:
- a CDS encoding sensor histidine kinase: protein MDEASGNKLGSASSGSLQAVQGFVRRHLRRPFSFYLISLLLIAIIPPFIFSSVILQRNMDAQQAVVNSLLRASTGSVARIVEREVDGMFTTLGVLSKSRAVDLRDLRSFYASASTALAQTDSDLVVVDSKRNLQLNTSLPYGTLLGRAPDPEIDRALQSTAPLVSGVFFDEAVKRWVFNAYLPITAPDGEKYLLGLAQDARSMAKAVNRDTLSPGWNAALVDGQGRVVASSDASMKPGDRFFLDMLPRISIGIGNVSKGGVDYRVASEFSVITGWRIVAWAPSEIVDQPMFWSFLWLSLGGIIFASLAIAGSWTIARLLTQGVRLLALDARRLGAGESIQPRRYMITEVEAVSAALASAAEARRKAEWEIRLLMREVAHRAKNQLTVIQSMLAQSAYSAEDTSEFVDAFRKRLAGLARSTDLMLTNAGLGVDFRELAQNQLQPFMPDDQQRVVLSGPPLRLDAQMAQTLGMALHELATNAIKHGALANATGAIRLEWRVSDGTIEIHWRETGADIVEPAEAAVRKGFGTVVLERMLGLALHAELKRTMHADGIEWRIRIPRDDRDASREAAS, encoded by the coding sequence GTGGATGAGGCGTCAGGCAACAAACTGGGAAGCGCTTCGTCCGGCAGTCTGCAGGCCGTCCAGGGATTCGTTCGCCGGCACCTCAGGCGCCCATTCAGCTTCTACCTGATTTCGTTATTGCTGATCGCGATCATACCGCCGTTCATCTTTTCTTCCGTCATCCTGCAGCGCAACATGGATGCACAGCAAGCGGTGGTAAATTCGCTGCTCAGGGCTTCGACCGGATCCGTCGCGCGCATCGTCGAACGCGAGGTCGACGGCATGTTCACCACGCTTGGTGTGCTCTCGAAATCAAGGGCAGTTGATCTTCGTGACCTGCGCAGCTTCTACGCCAGCGCGTCGACCGCTCTGGCGCAAACGGATTCCGATCTGGTGGTCGTGGACAGCAAACGGAACCTGCAACTGAACACCAGCCTTCCCTATGGAACGCTGCTCGGACGGGCCCCGGACCCGGAAATCGACCGCGCTCTGCAGAGCACGGCGCCACTTGTTTCCGGCGTGTTCTTCGACGAAGCGGTGAAGAGATGGGTCTTCAACGCCTATCTCCCGATAACGGCTCCTGACGGCGAAAAGTATCTGCTGGGCCTCGCGCAAGACGCCAGGAGCATGGCAAAGGCGGTCAATCGCGATACGCTTTCGCCCGGCTGGAATGCCGCGCTCGTCGACGGACAAGGCAGGGTGGTCGCTTCCTCGGATGCCTCGATGAAGCCCGGCGATCGGTTCTTCCTCGACATGCTCCCGAGGATCAGCATAGGTATCGGCAATGTCAGCAAAGGCGGGGTGGACTATCGCGTCGCGTCGGAATTTTCGGTCATAACCGGTTGGCGGATCGTCGCCTGGGCCCCGAGCGAGATCGTCGATCAGCCGATGTTCTGGTCGTTCCTCTGGCTGTCGCTCGGTGGCATCATCTTCGCAAGCCTTGCCATCGCCGGCTCGTGGACGATCGCCCGCCTGCTGACGCAAGGCGTGAGGCTGCTGGCGCTGGATGCGCGCCGCCTCGGCGCCGGCGAATCGATCCAGCCGCGGCGATACATGATCACCGAAGTGGAGGCCGTATCGGCAGCGCTCGCGAGCGCAGCGGAGGCTCGCAGGAAGGCCGAATGGGAGATCCGCCTCCTGATGCGGGAAGTCGCCCACCGCGCAAAGAACCAACTCACGGTCATCCAGTCGATGCTGGCGCAGTCCGCCTATTCGGCAGAGGACACGTCGGAATTCGTCGACGCGTTCCGCAAGCGCCTCGCCGGCCTTGCCCGGTCGACCGATCTGATGCTGACCAATGCCGGCCTTGGCGTCGATTTCCGCGAATTGGCGCAGAACCAGCTCCAGCCCTTCATGCCGGACGATCAGCAGCGCGTCGTGCTCTCCGGTCCCCCCTTGCGTCTGGACGCGCAGATGGCGCAGACGCTGGGCATGGCGCTGCACGAGTTGGCAACCAACGCGATAAAGCATGGCGCGTTGGCCAATGCGACGGGTGCCATCCGGCTCGAATGGAGGGTTTCGGACGGCACGATCGAGATTCACTGGCGCGAGACCGGCGCCGATATCGTAGAGCCGGCGGAGGCAGCGGTTCGCAAAGGCTTCGGAACCGTCGTGCTCGAGCGCATGCTTGGTCTGGCACTGCACGCCGAGCTCAAACGGACGATGCATGCGGACGGTATCGAATGGCGGATACGCATCCCGCGTGACGATCGTGACGCCTCGCGCGAGGCGGCCAGCTAA
- a CDS encoding class I SAM-dependent methyltransferase, whose protein sequence is MSRDALKTLFHPFETGVIDPPGESERVLFLGAEAGYRLPEGFGASISAVQPLRPLYRALEAARVDVTPVASGDAYDVALVLCGKHKGENEDRIAEALKRTRTGALIAVAGGKEDGIQPLRKKIGKFGWDGDSMPKYHGVAFWFTRPEDVSEAVSKLAKVPVRVDGLFDASPGMFSHDRVDAGSELLASRLPHDFAGHAADFGAGWGYLSVKLAEASPNLKGIDLFEADFEALQAAQANMAANAPSTPARFYWHDLTAEETRDKYDLIVMNPPFHEGHAAEPALGAAMIKAAAKSLKHGGRLMLVANRGLPYEQVLAENFKESGETCRNARFKVLWAKR, encoded by the coding sequence ATGAGCCGTGACGCGCTGAAAACGCTATTTCATCCCTTCGAGACAGGCGTCATCGATCCGCCGGGAGAGAGCGAACGTGTGCTCTTCCTCGGCGCGGAAGCGGGCTACAGGCTGCCGGAGGGCTTTGGCGCCTCGATTTCCGCCGTCCAGCCGCTGCGGCCCCTCTACCGTGCCCTCGAAGCCGCGCGCGTCGACGTCACGCCCGTAGCTTCCGGCGACGCCTATGACGTGGCGCTGGTGCTTTGCGGCAAGCACAAGGGCGAAAACGAGGACCGGATCGCCGAAGCGCTGAAGCGCACCCGCACGGGGGCGCTGATCGCCGTTGCCGGCGGCAAGGAGGATGGCATACAGCCGCTGCGCAAGAAGATCGGCAAATTCGGCTGGGATGGCGACTCGATGCCAAAATATCATGGCGTTGCCTTCTGGTTCACGCGACCGGAAGACGTATCAGAGGCCGTGTCGAAGCTCGCCAAGGTTCCCGTGCGCGTCGACGGCCTGTTCGACGCTTCTCCCGGCATGTTCTCGCACGATCGTGTCGATGCCGGCTCGGAGCTTCTTGCCTCGCGTCTGCCCCACGATTTTGCCGGCCATGCCGCCGATTTCGGCGCCGGCTGGGGCTATCTCTCGGTCAAGCTGGCAGAGGCCTCGCCGAACCTCAAGGGCATCGACCTGTTCGAGGCGGATTTTGAAGCGCTGCAGGCTGCACAGGCGAACATGGCAGCGAACGCGCCCTCGACGCCGGCCCGCTTCTATTGGCACGACCTGACGGCGGAGGAGACGCGCGACAAATACGACCTCATCGTCATGAACCCGCCCTTCCACGAGGGCCACGCCGCCGAGCCCGCGCTCGGCGCGGCGATGATCAAGGCGGCCGCCAAATCGCTCAAGCACGGCGGCCGGCTGATGCTGGTCGCCAATCGCGGCCTGCCTTACGAACAGGTTCTAGCTGAAAACTTCAAGGAAAGCGGCGAAACCTGCCGCAACGCGCGCTTCAAGGTGCTCTGGGCGAAACGCTGA
- the infB gene encoding translation initiation factor IF-2, whose translation MTDNKDDKTLSVAGKKTLTLKPSGVQQGTVRQDMGRGRTKAVVVETKKTRGLPRHKDERPITPMTTTPAARAPEQRPVPPHPSGRPAPQPQPHQPRADQNRPRGGVVLNDLSAGEMEARRRALAEAQQRDAEEAQRRAEEEVRRRREEEERIAREKEEAARRAAEEAARPAAEKADEKLEDERPAVAERRTDARPQPARPAPAAPTPEATVSPALRGRRPSLEDEDERPRGPAAAVRGKVVRPEPAKPVTRPKGDDGRRQGKLTLTAAVDEDGSQRGRSLSAMRRRQEKFKRSQMQETREKISREVVLPETITIQELSQRMSERAVDVIKFLMKEGQMMKPGDLIDADLAELIAGEFGHTVKRVSESDVEEGIFNVVDTEEAMVPRPPIVTIMGHVDHGKTSLLDAIRHANVVAGEAGGITQHIGAYQVEQSGQKITFIDTPGHAAFTAMRARGAQATDIAVLVVAADDSVMPQTIESINHAKAANVPIIVAINKIDKPTANPQKVRTELLQHEVFVESMGGEVLDVEVSAKNHTNLDKLLEAILLQAEILDLKANANRTAEGVVVEAELDRGRGAVATVLVQKGTLTPGQIIVAGDQWGRVRALVNDKGEHVKSAGPSTPVEVLGLSGTPAAGDRFAVVENESRAREISEYRQRLAREKAVARQSGSRGSLEQMMSQLQTSGVKEFPLVVKGDVQGSIEAISGALEKLGTDEVRARIVHSGAGGITESDISLAEASNAAIIGFNVRANKQARDAAERAGIEIRYYNIIYDLVDDVKAAMSGLLSPERRETFLGNAEILEVFNITKVGKVAGCRVTEGKVERGVGVRLVRDNVVIHEGKLKTLKRFKDEVSEVQSGQECGMAFENYEDIRPGDTIECFRVEHVTRTL comes from the coding sequence ATGACCGACAACAAAGACGACAAGACACTCAGCGTAGCGGGCAAGAAGACGCTGACCCTGAAACCCTCCGGGGTGCAGCAGGGCACGGTGCGTCAGGACATGGGCCGTGGTCGCACCAAGGCGGTCGTGGTTGAAACCAAGAAGACGCGCGGCCTGCCCCGCCACAAGGACGAGCGCCCGATCACGCCGATGACGACGACGCCCGCCGCCCGGGCGCCCGAGCAGCGGCCGGTTCCGCCTCACCCGTCGGGACGCCCGGCGCCGCAGCCGCAGCCGCATCAGCCGCGCGCGGATCAGAACCGTCCCCGCGGCGGAGTCGTCCTGAACGACCTCTCGGCCGGCGAGATGGAAGCCCGCCGCCGCGCGCTCGCGGAGGCCCAGCAACGCGACGCCGAGGAAGCGCAGCGCCGGGCCGAAGAGGAGGTCCGTCGCCGCCGCGAGGAAGAAGAGCGCATCGCCCGCGAGAAGGAAGAGGCCGCCCGTCGCGCCGCCGAGGAGGCCGCGCGTCCAGCAGCCGAGAAGGCTGACGAAAAGCTTGAGGACGAACGCCCCGCCGTCGCCGAGCGGCGCACCGATGCGCGCCCGCAGCCGGCGCGTCCGGCTCCTGCCGCGCCCACGCCCGAGGCCACGGTAAGCCCGGCGCTTCGTGGCCGCCGGCCGAGCCTGGAGGACGAGGATGAACGCCCGCGCGGCCCCGCTGCTGCCGTCCGCGGCAAGGTTGTGCGTCCGGAACCGGCAAAGCCCGTCACCCGTCCGAAGGGCGACGACGGCCGCCGCCAGGGCAAGCTGACGCTGACGGCCGCCGTCGACGAGGATGGCAGCCAGCGCGGTCGCTCGCTGTCGGCGATGCGTCGCCGCCAGGAGAAGTTCAAGCGCAGCCAGATGCAGGAAACGCGCGAGAAGATCTCGCGTGAGGTCGTCCTGCCGGAGACCATCACCATTCAGGAACTGTCGCAGCGCATGTCCGAGCGCGCGGTCGACGTCATCAAGTTCCTGATGAAGGAAGGGCAGATGATGAAGCCGGGCGACCTGATCGATGCTGATCTCGCCGAGCTCATCGCCGGTGAATTCGGCCACACGGTCAAGCGCGTCTCCGAATCGGATGTCGAGGAAGGCATCTTCAACGTCGTCGACACGGAAGAGGCCATGGTGCCGCGTCCTCCGATCGTGACGATCATGGGTCACGTCGACCACGGCAAGACCTCGCTGCTCGACGCGATCCGGCACGCCAACGTGGTTGCCGGCGAAGCGGGCGGCATTACCCAGCATATCGGCGCCTATCAGGTCGAGCAGAGCGGTCAGAAGATCACCTTCATCGACACCCCCGGCCACGCGGCCTTCACGGCCATGCGCGCCCGCGGCGCCCAGGCGACGGACATTGCCGTCCTCGTCGTCGCGGCCGATGATAGCGTGATGCCGCAGACGATCGAATCGATCAACCACGCCAAGGCGGCGAACGTGCCGATCATCGTGGCGATCAACAAGATCGACAAGCCGACCGCCAACCCTCAGAAGGTTCGCACCGAGCTGCTGCAGCATGAGGTTTTCGTCGAATCCATGGGCGGTGAGGTTCTCGACGTCGAGGTTTCGGCGAAGAACCACACGAACCTCGACAAGCTGCTCGAAGCGATCCTGCTGCAGGCCGAGATCCTCGACCTCAAGGCCAATGCCAACCGGACGGCCGAGGGTGTCGTCGTCGAGGCCGAACTCGATCGCGGCCGCGGTGCGGTTGCCACCGTCCTCGTTCAGAAGGGCACGCTGACGCCCGGCCAGATCATCGTCGCGGGCGACCAGTGGGGCCGCGTACGCGCGCTTGTCAACGACAAGGGCGAGCATGTGAAGTCCGCCGGACCGTCGACCCCGGTCGAGGTTCTCGGCCTTTCCGGCACGCCGGCCGCCGGCGACCGCTTCGCGGTCGTCGAGAACGAGAGCCGGGCGCGCGAGATTTCCGAATATCGCCAGCGGCTTGCCCGCGAGAAGGCGGTTGCACGCCAGTCCGGCTCGCGCGGTTCGCTCGAGCAGATGATGAGCCAGCTACAGACCTCCGGCGTCAAGGAGTTCCCGCTGGTCGTCAAGGGCGACGTGCAGGGCTCGATCGAGGCGATCTCCGGTGCTCTGGAGAAGCTCGGAACCGACGAAGTGCGCGCGCGCATCGTGCATTCGGGCGCCGGCGGCATCACCGAGTCGGACATCTCGCTCGCGGAAGCCTCGAACGCCGCGATCATCGGCTTCAACGTCCGCGCCAACAAGCAGGCGCGCGATGCGGCCGAGCGTGCCGGCATCGAGATCCGCTACTACAACATCATCTACGATCTGGTGGATGACGTTAAGGCGGCGATGTCCGGTCTGCTTTCGCCCGAACGGCGCGAGACCTTCCTCGGAAATGCCGAAATCCTGGAGGTGTTCAACATCACCAAGGTCGGCAAGGTCGCGGGTTGCCGCGTCACCGAGGGCAAGGTCGAGCGTGGCGTCGGCGTTCGCCTCGTGCGCGACAACGTCGTCATCCATGAAGGCAAGCTCAAGACGCTCAAGCGCTTCAAGGACGAGGTCTCCGAGGTCCAGTCCGGCCAGGAATGCGGCATGGCCTTCGAGAACTACGAAGACATCCGCCCCGGCGACACGATCGAGTGCTTCCGCGTCGAACACGTCACGCGGACGCTCTGA
- the fabI gene encoding enoyl-ACP reductase FabI produces MNGLMNGKRGLIMGVANNHSIAWGIAKALAAQGAELAFTYQGEALGKRVKPLAAELKSEFLLPCDVEDIASVDAVIAAIKERWGGLDFIVHAIGFSDKNELKGLYADTTRENFSRTMVISCFSFTEIAKRAAELMSAGGTMLTLTYGGSVRVMPNYNVMGVAKAALEASVRYLAADYGQRGIRVNAISAGPIRTLAGAGISDARAMLSWQQKNSPLRRTVTIEDVGNSALYLLSDLSRGVTGEIHYVDSGYNITSMPTLETLRAADAE; encoded by the coding sequence ATGAACGGATTGATGAACGGAAAGCGCGGCCTCATCATGGGCGTCGCCAACAACCATTCTATTGCCTGGGGAATCGCCAAGGCTCTCGCAGCCCAAGGCGCGGAACTCGCCTTTACCTACCAGGGAGAAGCCCTCGGCAAGCGCGTCAAGCCGCTCGCCGCCGAGCTCAAATCCGAGTTTCTGCTGCCCTGCGACGTCGAGGACATCGCGTCCGTCGACGCCGTCATCGCCGCCATCAAGGAGCGCTGGGGCGGGCTCGACTTCATCGTCCATGCGATCGGCTTCTCCGACAAGAACGAGCTCAAGGGGCTCTATGCGGATACGACGCGGGAGAATTTCAGCCGCACCATGGTGATCTCCTGCTTCTCCTTCACCGAGATCGCCAAGCGGGCGGCGGAACTGATGAGCGCGGGCGGCACGATGCTCACGCTCACCTATGGCGGCTCCGTGCGGGTGATGCCGAACTACAATGTCATGGGTGTCGCCAAGGCGGCGCTCGAAGCGTCGGTGCGCTATCTCGCAGCCGACTACGGTCAGCGCGGCATACGCGTCAATGCGATCTCCGCCGGCCCCATCCGCACGCTTGCCGGCGCCGGCATCTCCGACGCGCGCGCCATGCTCTCCTGGCAGCAGAAGAACTCGCCGCTGCGCCGCACCGTCACGATCGAGGACGTCGGCAATTCGGCGCTCTACCTGCTTTCCGATCTCTCGCGCGGCGTCACCGGCGAGATCCATTACGTGGATTCCGGCTACAACATCACCTCGATGCCGACACTCGAAACGCTGCGTGCTGCGGACGCGGAGTAA
- the pnp gene encoding polyribonucleotide nucleotidyltransferase, with product MFETHKVEIEWAGRPLKLETGKIARQADGAVLATYGETVVLATVVSAKAPKPGQDFFPLTVNYQEKTYAAGKIPGGYFKREGRPSENETLVSRLIDRPIRPLFPEGYKNDTQVIVTVMQHDLENNPDVVSMVAASAALTLSGVPFMGPVGGARVGYINGQYVLNPHLDEMDESALDLIVAGTQDAVLMVESEAKELPEDIMLGAVVFGQKGFQPVIDAIIKLAEVAAKEPREFEPEDHSALENAMLSIAEEDLRNAYKITEKAARYAAVDAVKARVKEHFLPEGIENPAHTAEEIASVFKHLQAKIVRWNILDTQSRIDGRDLVTVRPIVAEVGLLPRTHGSAIFTRGETQAIVVATLGTGEDEQYVDSLTGMYKENFMLHYNFPPFSVGETGRLGSPGRREIGHGKLAWRAIHPMLPTAEQFPYTLRVVSEITESNGSSSMATVCGTSLALMDAGVPLAKPVAGIAMGLIKEGDRFAVLSDILGDEDHLGDMDFKVAGTEAGITSLQMDIKIAGITEEIMKVALDQAKGGRVHILGEMAKAISESRGQLGEFAPRIEVMNIPVDKIREVIGSGGKVIREIVEKTGAKINIEDDGTVKIASASSKEIEAARKWIHSIVAEPEVGQIYEGTVVKTADFGAFVNFFGARDGLVHISQLASERVAKTTDVVKEGDKVWVKLMGFDERGKVRLSMKVVDQATGKEIVAEKGEKKDGGEAAE from the coding sequence ATGTTCGAGACCCACAAGGTAGAAATCGAATGGGCTGGGCGTCCGCTCAAGCTCGAAACCGGCAAGATAGCGCGTCAGGCCGACGGGGCCGTTCTCGCCACCTATGGCGAAACCGTCGTGCTCGCCACGGTCGTTTCGGCAAAGGCGCCGAAGCCCGGCCAGGACTTCTTCCCGCTCACCGTCAACTACCAGGAAAAGACCTATGCCGCCGGCAAGATCCCGGGCGGCTATTTCAAGCGCGAAGGGCGCCCGAGCGAAAACGAGACGCTGGTGTCGCGCCTGATCGACCGGCCGATCCGCCCGCTTTTCCCGGAAGGCTACAAGAACGACACCCAGGTCATCGTAACGGTCATGCAGCATGACCTCGAGAACAATCCGGACGTCGTTTCGATGGTCGCCGCCTCGGCCGCGCTGACGCTTTCCGGCGTTCCCTTCATGGGCCCGGTCGGCGGCGCCCGCGTCGGCTACATCAACGGCCAATACGTGCTCAATCCGCATCTCGACGAGATGGACGAATCCGCTCTCGACCTCATCGTCGCCGGCACTCAGGACGCCGTGCTGATGGTGGAGTCGGAAGCCAAGGAGCTGCCGGAAGATATCATGCTCGGCGCCGTCGTGTTCGGCCAGAAGGGCTTCCAGCCGGTAATCGACGCGATCATCAAGCTCGCCGAAGTCGCCGCCAAGGAGCCGCGTGAATTCGAGCCGGAAGACCACTCCGCCCTCGAAAACGCCATGCTTTCCATTGCCGAAGAAGACCTGCGCAACGCCTATAAGATCACCGAGAAGGCCGCGCGCTATGCCGCCGTCGACGCGGTCAAGGCCAGGGTGAAGGAACATTTCCTGCCGGAAGGCATCGAGAACCCGGCTCATACGGCGGAAGAGATCGCCTCCGTCTTCAAGCACCTGCAGGCCAAGATCGTCCGCTGGAACATCCTCGACACGCAGAGCCGCATCGACGGCCGCGATCTCGTGACGGTTCGCCCGATCGTTGCCGAAGTCGGCCTCCTGCCGCGCACGCATGGCTCGGCGATCTTCACCCGCGGCGAGACGCAGGCGATCGTCGTTGCGACGCTCGGCACCGGCGAAGACGAGCAGTATGTCGATTCCTTGACCGGCATGTACAAGGAAAACTTCATGCTGCACTATAACTTCCCGCCCTTCTCGGTCGGCGAGACGGGCCGCCTGGGTTCTCCGGGCCGCCGCGAGATCGGTCACGGCAAGCTCGCCTGGCGCGCCATCCACCCGATGCTGCCGACGGCGGAGCAGTTCCCCTACACGCTGCGCGTCGTCTCCGAGATCACCGAGTCGAACGGCTCCTCCTCGATGGCGACCGTCTGCGGCACCTCGCTGGCGCTGATGGATGCCGGCGTGCCGCTCGCCAAGCCCGTTGCGGGCATCGCCATGGGCCTGATCAAGGAAGGCGACCGCTTCGCCGTTCTCTCGGATATCCTCGGCGATGAGGACCACCTCGGCGACATGGACTTCAAGGTCGCCGGCACCGAAGCGGGCATCACCTCGCTGCAGATGGACATCAAGATCGCCGGCATCACCGAAGAGATCATGAAGGTCGCGCTCGATCAGGCCAAGGGCGGTCGCGTTCACATTCTCGGCGAGATGGCCAAGGCCATTTCCGAAAGCCGCGGCCAGCTCGGCGAATTCGCACCGCGCATCGAAGTCATGAACATCCCCGTCGACAAGATCCGCGAAGTCATCGGCTCCGGCGGCAAGGTCATCCGCGAAATCGTCGAGAAGACCGGCGCGAAGATCAACATTGAGGACGACGGTACGGTCAAGATCGCCTCGGCTTCTTCGAAAGAGATCGAAGCCGCCCGCAAGTGGATCCATTCGATCGTCGCCGAGCCGGAAGTCGGGCAGATTTACGAAGGCACGGTCGTCAAGACCGCCGATTTCGGCGCCTTCGTCAACTTCTTCGGCGCTCGCGACGGCCTCGTCCACATCTCGCAGCTCGCCTCCGAGCGCGTCGCCAAGACGACCGACGTCGTCAAGGAAGGCGATAAGGTCTGGGTCAAGCTCATGGGCTTCGACGAGCGCGGCAAGGTCCGCCTCTCCATGAAGGTCGTCGACCAGGCGACCGGCAAGGAGATCGTCGCCGAGAAGGGCGAGAAGAAGGACGGCGGCGAAGCGGCCGAATAA
- the rbfA gene encoding 30S ribosome-binding factor RbfA yields MTKSTSSAPSQRMLRVGEQVRAAITQVLQRGEVRDPLIEKTVISISEVRMSPDLKIATAYVTPLGLKDHAAVIEALNKHAKYIRGRLGPQLRQMKYMPDVRFRDDTSFENYQKIDELLRSPEVSRDLDSDTDDKE; encoded by the coding sequence ATGACCAAATCCACATCTTCCGCTCCGTCCCAGCGCATGCTGCGCGTCGGCGAACAGGTGCGCGCCGCGATCACGCAGGTGCTGCAGCGCGGCGAAGTGCGTGATCCGCTGATCGAAAAGACGGTGATTTCCATTTCGGAAGTCCGCATGTCGCCTGATTTGAAGATCGCCACCGCCTATGTGACGCCGCTCGGGCTCAAGGATCACGCAGCGGTTATCGAGGCGCTGAACAAGCATGCGAAGTACATTCGCGGCCGGCTCGGGCCGCAACTCCGGCAGATGAAATACATGCCGGATGTGCGCTTCCGCGACGATACCAGCTTCGAAAACTATCAGAAGATCGACGAGTTGCTGCGCTCCCCCGAAGTCAGCCGAGACCTCGATTCCGATACCGACGACAAAGAATAA
- the rpsO gene encoding 30S ribosomal protein S15 produces MSITAERKAQLIKEFATAEGDTGSPEVQVALLTERINNLTEHFKDHKKDNHSRRGLLALVSSRRSLLDYLKKKDEARYSKLIGALGIRR; encoded by the coding sequence ATGTCGATCACTGCAGAGCGCAAGGCTCAGCTCATCAAGGAATTCGCAACCGCCGAAGGCGACACCGGCTCTCCGGAAGTACAGGTTGCGCTCCTGACGGAACGGATCAACAACCTGACCGAACACTTCAAGGACCACAAGAAGGACAATCACTCCCGTCGTGGTCTTCTCGCGCTGGTTTCCAGCCGTCGTTCGCTCCTCGACTATCTGAAGAAGAAAGACGAAGCGCGCTACAGCAAGCTGATCGGTGCCCTCGGCATCCGTCGCTAA
- the truB gene encoding tRNA pseudouridine(55) synthase TruB, with protein sequence MSKPRKPKGRPISGWLILDKPLDFGSTEAVSKIKWLFKAQRAGHAGTLDPLASGMLPIALGDATKTVPYVMDGRKIYEFTVAWGEERSTDDLEGQVVRSSAARPTEEAIRALLPKYTGVISQVPPQFSAIKIDGERAYDLARDGETVEIPAREVEVFRLSLIGSTPHLAHFEIECGKGTYVRSLARDMGRDLGCYGHIASLRRTFVAPFGEEDMVPLADLIALEKIEDDAERLDALDDFLIETGEALSDLPHIAVTDDQAHRLRMGNPVILRGRDAPLPAPEAYATARGKLVAIGEIAEGEFRPKRVFATQ encoded by the coding sequence ATGTCCAAGCCGCGCAAACCCAAGGGCCGTCCGATTTCGGGCTGGCTAATCCTCGACAAGCCCCTCGATTTCGGCTCGACCGAGGCGGTGTCCAAGATCAAGTGGCTGTTCAAGGCGCAGAGGGCCGGCCACGCCGGTACGCTCGATCCGCTGGCTTCCGGCATGCTGCCGATTGCGCTCGGCGACGCGACGAAGACCGTCCCTTACGTCATGGACGGCCGCAAGATCTATGAGTTCACGGTCGCCTGGGGCGAGGAGCGCTCCACCGACGACCTCGAGGGCCAGGTCGTCCGTTCGTCGGCGGCACGGCCGACCGAGGAGGCGATCCGCGCCCTTCTGCCGAAATATACGGGCGTGATCAGTCAGGTGCCGCCGCAGTTTTCCGCGATCAAGATCGACGGCGAACGCGCCTACGATCTCGCGCGCGACGGCGAGACGGTCGAGATCCCGGCGCGTGAAGTGGAAGTATTCCGTCTGTCGCTGATCGGCTCGACGCCGCATCTTGCCCATTTCGAAATCGAATGCGGCAAGGGCACCTATGTCCGATCGCTCGCCCGCGACATGGGCCGCGATCTCGGCTGCTACGGCCACATTGCATCTCTGCGTCGCACCTTTGTCGCCCCTTTCGGCGAGGAGGACATGGTACCGCTCGCCGATCTAATCGCGCTGGAGAAGATTGAGGACGATGCCGAGCGGCTCGATGCCCTGGACGACTTCCTGATCGAGACCGGCGAGGCTCTTTCGGACCTGCCGCACATTGCCGTCACCGACGACCAGGCGCACCGCCTGCGGATGGGCAATCCTGTCATCCTGCGCGGCCGCGATGCGCCGCTGCCGGCTCCCGAAGCCTATGCGACGGCGCGCGGAAAACTCGTGGCGATCGGCGAGATCGCCGAGGGAGAGTTTCGCCCGAAGAGGGTGTTCGCCACCCAGTGA
- a CDS encoding RNA-binding protein, producing the protein MIVETEAGALPSDKGPKDRSGSSRTCIVTRESGTPDELIRFVAGPDGRIVPDLKRQLPGRGCWVKAERELVEKAVAKRLFARALRADVKAEAALADEVERLLVEQLAGMMNMARKAGQFVSGAMKTEQAVRGLAALAVFHAIDAAADGVRKIDQARKAMSFVSEDEKEIPAFRPFTAAEMDGLLGSNAFIHAAALAGQAGEGVVKRAIMLEKYRGSVPVRAEGGAGKPQQ; encoded by the coding sequence ATGATAGTCGAGACCGAAGCCGGCGCTCTGCCTTCGGACAAGGGGCCGAAGGACCGCAGCGGCAGCAGCCGGACCTGCATCGTCACGCGCGAGAGCGGCACTCCCGATGAGCTGATCCGCTTCGTTGCCGGGCCCGACGGTCGCATCGTGCCCGACCTGAAGCGACAGCTTCCCGGGCGCGGCTGCTGGGTCAAGGCCGAGCGGGAGCTTGTCGAGAAGGCGGTGGCAAAGAGGCTCTTCGCCCGCGCGCTCCGGGCCGACGTCAAGGCCGAGGCGGCGCTTGCCGACGAGGTGGAGCGGCTCTTGGTCGAGCAGCTCGCAGGCATGATGAACATGGCGCGCAAGGCGGGCCAGTTCGTCTCCGGTGCAATGAAGACGGAGCAGGCCGTGCGTGGTCTCGCGGCGCTTGCGGTCTTCCACGCGATCGATGCGGCCGCCGATGGCGTCCGCAAGATCGATCAGGCCCGCAAGGCGATGAGCTTCGTCAGCGAGGACGAAAAGGAAATACCCGCCTTCCGCCCCTTCACGGCGGCGGAAATGGACGGACTTTTGGGAAGTAATGCCTTTATCCATGCCGCAGCGCTTGCAGGGCAGGCGGGTGAGGGTGTAGTGAAGCGCGCAATCATGCTCGAAAAGTACCGAGGATCCGTCCCGGTCCGGGCCGAAGGCGGCGCTGGCAAGCCACAGCAATGA